One genomic segment of Hevea brasiliensis isolate MT/VB/25A 57/8 chromosome 3, ASM3005281v1, whole genome shotgun sequence includes these proteins:
- the LOC110663306 gene encoding protein SODIUM POTASSIUM ROOT DEFECTIVE 2: protein MKRIDIFCASQASTTICMSMDQPSSSSTSSSSLPPTIQLGGRAIDRHNPIIRDQRRTPRSLSLAPCTSQSPPINPQPYHLLRKTKKDLAKVPAAATNKTNNDQTKTKSSRKPNERKDKKSSSKAAGDDIAEKYSSSPSSSTSVVKEDVFRKSWAKRSDFITPPGSSRYLLSEKDFLDGLYDYDPVLALVPAEPNNSKQQESTSSKASSTSNSEGPSNQVVVLRVSLHCKGCEGKVRKHLSRMEGVRSYSIDFAAKKVTIVGDVTPLGVLASVSKVKSAQFWTPAANPAPPLSNNSQPQK, encoded by the exons ATGAAAAGAATTGATATCTTCTGTGCTTCTCAAGCTTCAACAACCATATGCATGAGCATGGATCAACCCTCTTCATCCTCCACATCATCCTCTTCCTTGCCACCCACCATTCAACTTGGCGGCCGAGCCATCGACCGCCACAATCCTATAATCAGAGACCAGAGAAGAACCCCTAGATCTCTCTCATTAGCTCCCTGTACTTCTCAGTCACCACCCATCAATCCCCAACCTTACCATCTCCTTCGCAAGACCAAAAAAGATCTTGCAAAAGTACCAGCAGCAGCTACCAACAAGACTAATAATGATCAAACTAAGACAAAAAGCTCTAGAAAGCCAAACGAGCGAAAAGACAAGAAAAGCTCTTCTAAGGCAGCTGGTGATGATATTGCTGAGAAGTATtcatcttctccttcttcttctacTAGTGTGGTTAAAGAAGATGTTTTTAGGAAGAGCTGGGCTAAGCGTAGTGATTTTATCACACCTCCTGGATCTTCTAGATATCTTTTGAGCGAGAAGGATTTTCTTGATGGGTTATATGATTATGATCCAGTATTGGCATTGGTTCCTGCTGAACCCAATAATTCGAAGCAACAAGAATCTACTTCTTCGAAAGCTTCTTCAACTTCCAACTCAGAGGGGCCATCAAACCAG GTTGTGGTTTTGAGAGTGTCACTGCACTGCAAAGGCTGTGAAGGAAAAGTAAGGAAGCATCTATCTAGAATGGAAG GCGTGAGATCGTACAGCATAGATTTTGCAGCAAAGAAGGTGACAATTGTAGGAGACGTAACGCCATTAGGTGTGCTGGCTAGTGTATCAAAGGTGAAGAGTGCACAATTTTGGACACCAGCTGCAAACCCAGCTCCACCACTCTCTAATAACTCACAACCCCAgaagtaa